One window from the genome of Rickettsiella endosymbiont of Xylota segnis encodes:
- the sufB gene encoding Fe-S cluster assembly protein SufB — protein MTQAALNKLLQQDYQHGFVSDIDADTLPCGLNEDVIRHISAKKNEPEFLLAWRLKAYRHWLSLSEPHWADYMHYPAIDYQAISYYSAPKIKKQLNSLDEVDPELLRTYNKLGISLQEQERLSNVAVDAVFDSISVATTFKEKLRGMGILFCSFSEAVQEYPELIKKYLGTVVPFTDNFYACLNAAVFTDGSFCYIPPGTRCPMELSTYFRINAANTGQFERTLIIADEGSYVSYLEGCTAPQRDENQLHAAVVELIALDHAQIKYSTVQNWYPGDKDGKGGIYNFVTKRGHCRGVHSKISWTQVETGSAITWKYPSVILQGDASVGEFYSVALTNHKQQADTGTKMIHIGKNTKSTILSKGISAGHGQNSYRGLVKIAETADHARNYTQCDSLLIGGDCKAHTFPSIEVKNQTAQIEHEASASKISEDQLFYCLQRGLDSEEALSLIVNGFCKAVFKELPMEFAVEAQKLLGLSLEGSIG, from the coding sequence ATGACCCAAGCTGCTTTAAACAAATTATTACAACAAGATTATCAACATGGCTTTGTCAGTGATATCGACGCGGACACACTGCCTTGCGGTTTGAATGAAGACGTTATCCGGCATATTTCTGCTAAAAAAAATGAACCGGAATTTTTATTGGCTTGGCGTTTAAAAGCCTACCGTCATTGGTTAAGCTTATCCGAACCGCACTGGGCGGATTATATGCATTATCCGGCTATCGACTACCAAGCAATTAGCTATTATTCGGCACCCAAAATAAAAAAACAACTGAATAGTTTAGATGAAGTCGATCCGGAATTGTTGCGTACGTATAATAAATTAGGTATTTCACTTCAAGAACAAGAACGTTTATCCAATGTTGCCGTCGATGCCGTCTTTGATAGTATTTCTGTCGCTACCACGTTTAAAGAAAAATTGCGTGGTATGGGTATCTTATTTTGTTCCTTTTCCGAAGCGGTACAAGAATATCCAGAACTCATCAAAAAATATTTAGGCACAGTCGTTCCCTTTACCGATAATTTTTATGCCTGTTTAAATGCGGCGGTGTTTACCGATGGCTCCTTTTGCTATATACCACCAGGCACACGCTGCCCCATGGAATTATCTACCTATTTTCGTATTAATGCCGCTAATACGGGCCAATTTGAACGCACATTAATCATTGCGGATGAAGGTAGTTATGTTAGTTATTTAGAAGGATGTACTGCACCACAACGAGATGAAAATCAATTACACGCCGCGGTGGTCGAGCTAATAGCCTTAGATCATGCTCAGATTAAATATTCAACAGTGCAAAATTGGTATCCTGGCGATAAAGATGGCAAAGGTGGAATTTACAATTTTGTTACTAAACGCGGCCATTGTCGTGGTGTACATTCAAAAATCTCTTGGACACAAGTCGAAACCGGTTCAGCCATTACTTGGAAATATCCGAGTGTTATTCTGCAAGGCGATGCTTCTGTCGGCGAATTTTATTCCGTTGCGCTAACCAATCATAAACAACAAGCCGATACCGGAACCAAGATGATACATATTGGTAAAAACACTAAAAGTACGATTTTGTCGAAAGGGATTAGTGCAGGCCATGGTCAAAACAGCTATCGTGGTTTAGTCAAAATAGCAGAAACAGCAGACCATGCGCGCAATTATACGCAATGTGATTCACTCTTGATTGGTGGTGACTGCAAAGCACATACCTTCCCTAGCATCGAAGTTAAAAATCAAACCGCACAAATAGAACATGAAGCCTCTGCTTCTAAAATTAGTGAAGATCAACTTTTTTATTGTTTACAACGCGGTCTCGATAGCGAAGAAGCCCTTTCATTGATCGTGAATGGTTTTTGCAAAGCGGTATTTAAAGAATTACCTATGGAATTTGCGGTTGAAGCACAAAAATTACTGGGTCTTAGTTTAGAAGGGTCCATTGGTTAA
- a CDS encoding SUF system Fe-S cluster assembly regulator, with protein MLRLSKLTDYAVVIMAYLSQHPGLAINAKNIAEHTGISLPTTSKLLKRLSHEGLLHANRGVKGGYQLAYPATDISLGTVIQTLEGQIALTECSHTTLACSLEKQCTIRDNWRRISAFIQATLMHISLADLIQPVRLNPLETIKIPLHLLPENNP; from the coding sequence ATGTTAAGGCTCAGCAAACTAACCGATTATGCCGTGGTCATCATGGCGTATTTATCGCAACATCCTGGACTTGCCATCAATGCGAAAAACATTGCCGAGCATACTGGCATCTCTTTACCGACAACCAGCAAGCTGCTGAAACGTTTGAGCCATGAAGGCCTTTTACACGCTAATCGGGGTGTTAAAGGAGGCTATCAACTCGCTTATCCGGCGACAGATATTTCACTAGGAACGGTAATTCAAACCCTAGAGGGTCAAATAGCACTCACCGAATGTAGTCATACCACACTAGCCTGTAGCTTAGAAAAACAGTGTACGATACGTGATAACTGGCGTAGGATTAGCGCCTTTATTCAAGCGACTTTAATGCATATTAGTTTGGCAGACCTCATTCAACCCGTTAGACTCAACCCATTAGAAACGATAAAAATTCCACTTCATTTGCTGCCAGAGAACAATCCATGA